Proteins from one Brevibacillus humidisoli genomic window:
- a CDS encoding NCS2 family permease produces MNQLFKLQERGTTVGTEVLAGITTFLTMVYIVIVNPAVLSDAGMDFQAVFIATILTSIVATLLMGIFSNYPIAIAPGMGMNAYFAYSVVAGGGISWQAALGAVFFAGLIFTLLSLTGFRRLLVDVIPNNLKHAITAGIGLFISFIGLQSAKIVVDSPATLVTIGNLTEPMTLLSVIGIAISLILLAYQVKGSLFIGMIITSLLAWLFGMMELPAQIFSMPTGLEKTAFQMDLAGVLEQGLYAVIFTFLLITLFDTTGTMLGVAGQAGLMKDNNFPRAKSALLADAVGTTLGAALGTSPTSAYIESSAGVAVGGKTGLTAVVVSLLFAIALFFAPIAQVLASIPAITAPALIIVGFFMMNVLRSIDWKDFEEAFPAFLIVITMPLTYSIATGIGLGFIVYPMLKIMRGKAKDVHPIMYLFAVLFFIQIGFFGH; encoded by the coding sequence TTGAATCAGCTTTTTAAACTGCAAGAGAGAGGAACAACGGTAGGCACGGAAGTGCTGGCCGGGATTACGACCTTTCTCACCATGGTCTATATCGTCATTGTCAATCCAGCCGTCTTAAGCGATGCCGGAATGGACTTTCAGGCGGTGTTTATCGCGACAATCCTGACCAGTATCGTCGCCACACTCTTGATGGGCATATTCTCTAACTATCCGATTGCGATAGCCCCCGGGATGGGGATGAATGCCTACTTCGCCTACAGTGTTGTGGCTGGTGGCGGTATCTCCTGGCAGGCTGCGTTGGGAGCCGTCTTTTTTGCCGGACTGATCTTTACCCTGCTTTCGCTGACCGGCTTTCGCCGCTTGCTGGTCGATGTGATACCGAACAACCTGAAGCATGCGATTACCGCCGGGATCGGTCTGTTTATTTCGTTTATCGGTCTGCAAAGTGCGAAAATCGTCGTCGATTCTCCCGCCACCCTGGTCACGATCGGGAACTTGACGGAACCGATGACCCTGCTGTCGGTGATCGGGATTGCCATATCGCTGATCCTGCTGGCCTATCAGGTAAAGGGGTCCCTGTTTATCGGGATGATCATCACTTCTTTGCTCGCTTGGCTGTTCGGCATGATGGAGCTGCCGGCACAAATCTTCTCCATGCCAACCGGACTGGAAAAGACTGCTTTTCAGATGGACTTGGCCGGTGTGCTGGAGCAGGGGCTGTATGCTGTCATCTTTACGTTTTTGCTGATTACGCTTTTTGACACGACCGGCACGATGCTGGGGGTAGCGGGACAGGCGGGTCTGATGAAAGACAACAACTTTCCCCGTGCCAAGTCGGCCTTGCTGGCTGACGCAGTCGGAACCACACTGGGAGCAGCGCTGGGGACTAGTCCCACCTCAGCCTATATCGAATCGAGCGCCGGGGTGGCCGTTGGCGGAAAAACCGGTCTGACGGCTGTAGTGGTCAGCTTGTTATTTGCCATCGCCCTCTTTTTTGCGCCGATTGCGCAGGTGCTGGCCAGCATTCCGGCGATTACCGCGCCTGCTTTGATTATCGTCGGGTTTTTCATGATGAACGTGCTCCGCAGTATTGACTGGAAGGACTTTGAGGAGGCATTTCCAGCCTTTCTGATCGTCATCACCATGCCGCTCACCTACAGTATTGCTACGGGGATCGGTCTCGGTTTTATCGTATATCCGATGCTGAAAATCATGCGGGGCAAAGCCAAAGACGTCCATCCGATCATGTACTTGTTTGCCGTGCTGTTCTTCATACAGATTGGATTTTTTGGCCATTAG
- a CDS encoding fibronectin type III domain-containing protein, whose amino-acid sequence MLKRCMSLFVLLFLLIHAHSAYGAAKDEPFEVVKKISRQHHTYSVVMDVETEEYFLRKEEREKGEETLVYETSLGRYEGKVKVKLSVREESLILFISTRDDFSLIQADEVSGEVMKEISIDDLGIQKNKGNRELNTASERDVSANLRSMTVPEAPSFVATEEMTPTTIDLKWNEVAGAEEYRVYFADLSEEEPNELLVETTETTATLQLPSSTVYQFYLRTVNDSRESDPYYFIALLPDKFQQVEAVSGMDNLHFEWSPVEGVDDYKLYFYSEEEKEDELRTEDTSYTFENLEPLAIHILNNDAISGTEILDEFALVTMTYPLVPQEPDDFNAEVLPDASLRLEWEESDYAAEYVLYQEDEEIATLGSLQTSYIVHGLQIGETYDFYLKARNISGESDRVHVEVTITPPDIPDPPLHEGDLPAPENFVAEEILSESVLLRWDPIPEAIRYDLWINGEKSGCGIHDGIRARRSGTQYRIRTSPKGDWP is encoded by the coding sequence ATGTTGAAGAGGTGCATGTCCTTATTCGTTTTGTTATTTTTGTTGATTCATGCCCATTCCGCGTATGGGGCGGCGAAGGATGAACCGTTCGAAGTCGTAAAAAAAATATCTCGTCAGCATCATACGTACTCCGTTGTCATGGACGTTGAGACAGAGGAGTATTTTCTGCGCAAAGAGGAGCGGGAAAAAGGAGAGGAAACGCTGGTTTATGAGACTTCACTCGGGAGGTATGAGGGGAAGGTAAAGGTGAAGCTCTCCGTAAGAGAAGAAAGTCTCATCTTATTTATCAGCACAAGAGATGACTTTTCGCTGATACAGGCAGATGAGGTTTCCGGCGAAGTGATGAAAGAAATCTCGATAGATGATCTGGGGATTCAAAAAAACAAAGGGAACCGTGAGCTGAATACCGCCAGCGAACGAGATGTGTCTGCAAACCTTCGCTCGATGACGGTTCCAGAGGCGCCCAGTTTTGTAGCAACAGAAGAAATGACGCCAACGACGATTGACCTGAAGTGGAACGAGGTCGCAGGAGCGGAAGAATATCGTGTCTATTTTGCCGATCTCTCTGAAGAAGAACCGAATGAACTGCTTGTGGAAACGACGGAGACGACAGCTACACTACAACTGCCAAGTTCTACGGTTTACCAATTCTATCTGAGAACAGTGAATGATTCCAGGGAGAGCGATCCGTATTATTTTATCGCCCTTTTGCCAGACAAGTTTCAACAGGTAGAGGCGGTAAGTGGCATGGACAATCTTCACTTTGAGTGGTCTCCTGTGGAAGGGGTGGACGATTATAAATTGTATTTCTACTCGGAAGAAGAAAAGGAAGACGAACTGAGAACGGAAGATACCTCTTATACGTTTGAGAACCTCGAACCTTTGGCCATACACATATTGAACAATGATGCCATATCTGGCACAGAGATCCTGGATGAATTCGCGTTGGTAACGATGACCTACCCACTGGTCCCGCAAGAACCAGACGATTTCAACGCTGAGGTGTTACCAGATGCATCACTCCGGCTGGAGTGGGAAGAGAGCGATTACGCAGCAGAATACGTACTCTATCAAGAGGATGAGGAAATCGCCACTCTCGGCTCTCTGCAGACCAGTTATATCGTCCACGGACTCCAAATAGGCGAAACATATGATTTCTACCTAAAAGCCAGAAATATTTCCGGGGAAAGTGACCGGGTACATGTAGAAGTGACGATCACACCACCTGACATTCCCGACCCGCCCCTACATGAAGGGGATCTTCCGGCACCTGAAAACTTTGTAGCGGAGGAGATTCTGTCCGAGTCGGTTCTGCTGCGGTGGGACCCCATACCTGAAGCGATCCGTTACGATCTCTGGATCAACGGGGAAAAAAGTGGATGTGGGATACACGACGGAATACGAGCTAGACGATCTGGAACCCAGTACCGTATACGAACTTCACCTAAGGGCGATTGGCCCTGA
- a CDS encoding fibronectin type III domain-containing protein — protein sequence MQTLADMPDPPEAPLVEVERVTSISAYLTWKPVEGATVYKIRYMGYEQELRRENVKITGLQPDRSYVFTITAANEAGESDPVEVEIETVPFSYEYIYDGSLLKQVMSSYEEIWTYYYDDNGNNTEVIYQSEPDKADQEFDIS from the coding sequence GTGCAAACGTTAGCTGATATGCCGGACCCACCAGAGGCGCCGCTTGTCGAAGTGGAGCGAGTCACTTCGATCAGTGCTTATCTGACGTGGAAACCGGTCGAAGGGGCGACCGTCTACAAGATCCGCTATATGGGATACGAGCAAGAACTGAGACGAGAGAACGTCAAGATAACTGGACTGCAGCCAGACCGGTCATATGTCTTTACCATAACCGCAGCAAATGAAGCTGGCGAAAGTGATCCGGTAGAAGTGGAGATTGAGACGGTCCCCTTTTCCTACGAGTACATCTACGATGGGAGTTTGCTCAAGCAAGTGATGAGCTCGTATGAGGAGATCTGGACCTATTACTATGACGATAACGGCAACAACACAGAAGTGATCTACCAATCGGAGCCTGATAAAGCAGATCAAGAATTTGACATTTCCTAG
- a CDS encoding RHS repeat domain-containing protein, with translation MKKWLRQAYTICLSLVIALSSVAPAGVVFGQTDETAGVPNALSTTGIEETDGFIDHTGLLDDTADWVFDDYPEVLVDDSDIEYPDTSEQPVLTEEDILAMQWDQLTAHAVVKINELFERRTIQIASFFYTNLQKLLSIDEINETYDWSVEDVMWEIEELDIDQYNHLIKYAPVAGFTHKKWKRKKDNGNPDPGNPPSGPPGQGEGGDDDGGGNCGNDKDNGNAQGCDKGNKGGGDKGNGGNNGGNKGGDKGNGNGNGNGKAKSLTAVDEVAQSSFDITEQLTNVPPEELVYTPKDFTNTHWKSNTDNPVDELYRAANLVETDLVLKGKQGMDLVIQRRYNSLDSLITQPSLKYKNREEAINVTKNDDVPGPFTLGAGWSFNFPMFEESNQPIEVESEETDIGIKYKLNRDTQYDRWIRITLDDGSTFEGGNDDLSGPIRLLSPYSGVSARRYFGGEISVTRDGYYYHMEHESDYLEVRKVDPYGNTIIYRIPDGNEDIPIEIIDSVGRIVIIEKNDKDVITDLKVYEDASRQKLLKHIRYHVEQKEMLINPDKSEATDKFYQLSSVEEVPVKPEQGEKSKTIASYTYLDPFMMGNAEFNLTLNYELPAENGKVLLDYQGIESKAYVDADFNRRSVIRYLLLDKAKYPIQGLTLGYRYSHYYHGPYGPNDPNTSVKNPFERNVVRLYLDKQALSYITYHPVTTVRYEYEAFKRNPNDPETSPLEKKWFTKDYTMTNSEVWKRPKEEIERLRGVDERRSGDRVISRERYPSLMFGRPVEKTFEVNKEGFHRLRLVKSTGYRFNPLDDREDGKEYSYNPETYLSFAYEDDDIDPTYQYTFLAPTPEVELAAQDVFDYLMDPEVEDREQVEDRIHLYAHETKYDYNRYGDKIFEQDPLGNQTTWDYVVFDDDFRQVEHVVKESADGTLVHEEQYEYNEEGYLTDEVIEDSYPGGQHTDRIERRYYYDEDDEFVLTSMREEIYGAEEKEVTRQFDYDQNNLHITEVTIEDVELAEGETENLRLTYEYDGLDRLIKQGYPDGSYVRYEYELLGRPKKETFVPRYGEERAIWYLYDDTVTKRTVAKVMPDFKILVTVYTPFGDVEYQLEQALTRGTFQRRPMLYNFYWIDGRQLRNSYPYAQEERKTTYLYNDDGSLASATNALGQETTYWRANAAFDEGTGSYLPMRAEKVEYPNGLAVATYYDRYGRAEKTVEETGDGNKEQTTHYDYNDFGFVTDKEVEGDTGESRDWEYQYDLRGNLIYLEDPEHNEYRYTYDALDNLIDVYQNDQHTTRYRYNVLSWKLAEEDLLNDREESYRYTVNGNVDTYTDKAGQEYEYDYTPYYEVEELEISDRFGDVVYTKQNEYDPSSRLLVEESDTGGHTVRYRYDPFHRMTQFTALGHTYRVKYQNDPDTINPYNLDDLDDLVDGFVYSDGTEVEYEYDELGRLERLNSPLTGQVSYDYDTDEDGETVTTSYPNGISMEAERNSFGETLETTHSNGWDETNVYDDFGNIAAVLRDGQVWTYQYDEIDRIVEEANPGEQVREYQYDGLGNRKRQLSGEFPMPTESWEYEYDALNRLIEAEVDDTEARYTYYPNGLRATKTVEGETTQYVYFKGRVVEELDASGRIKAQNVYGNQLVLRKDAAVSGKSGFYLYNSHGDVMKVVDKNTGRTLNEYQYDAWGNPVDAGHREEMSNPFRYAGEVYDEETGMYYLRARYYDPRIGRFVTEDTYKGQVDNPLTLNRYTYVHNNPLRYVDPSGHRLDAAHGNGGINKDPSGILRTDNGKGNVYWEYYDSLYELNGSGAVPETIRPEYTGNAKYDEETAMYIEMALSTGGILVNSAKQGVKQAIKGTGKFDNGWDMPRGGTEIGGRRYSEHALERMAPDTIQVRAELEKRALEKGLKPGTKEFKNFVDPRGIPPMVVEDTIKNVKPVPGNRPNTLKYDGKDVTVITNTNGDVITVIPK, from the coding sequence ATGAAAAAGTGGCTGCGCCAAGCGTATACGATCTGCCTGTCACTGGTGATCGCCCTCTCCTCGGTGGCACCAGCGGGCGTTGTGTTTGGACAAACAGATGAAACAGCAGGTGTCCCGAATGCCCTGAGTACCACAGGTATAGAGGAGACGGATGGCTTTATTGACCATACGGGACTGCTTGACGATACAGCTGATTGGGTTTTTGACGATTATCCTGAGGTCCTCGTGGACGACTCGGACATCGAGTACCCGGATACGTCGGAGCAGCCGGTCCTGACAGAAGAGGACATTCTGGCGATGCAGTGGGATCAACTCACCGCCCACGCCGTAGTCAAAATCAACGAACTGTTTGAAAGACGAACGATCCAGATCGCATCGTTCTTTTACACCAATCTGCAGAAACTGCTCTCCATAGACGAGATCAACGAAACCTACGATTGGTCGGTAGAAGATGTGATGTGGGAGATAGAGGAACTGGACATCGATCAATACAACCACTTGATCAAATACGCACCGGTCGCGGGGTTTACCCATAAGAAGTGGAAGCGAAAAAAAGATAACGGCAACCCTGACCCGGGAAATCCTCCATCCGGCCCTCCTGGACAAGGTGAGGGAGGAGATGACGATGGAGGAGGCAACTGCGGCAACGATAAAGACAACGGCAATGCCCAGGGCTGTGACAAAGGCAACAAAGGCGGTGGAGACAAGGGGAACGGTGGCAACAACGGAGGAAATAAAGGCGGCGACAAAGGAAACGGCAACGGCAACGGAAACGGCAAAGCGAAAAGTCTTACTGCTGTGGACGAGGTAGCGCAAAGCTCGTTTGACATCACGGAACAATTGACCAATGTGCCACCAGAAGAACTGGTATATACCCCTAAGGACTTTACAAACACGCATTGGAAGAGCAACACGGACAATCCGGTAGATGAACTCTACAGGGCAGCCAATCTGGTGGAGACCGATCTGGTGCTAAAGGGCAAGCAAGGCATGGATCTGGTGATTCAGCGACGGTATAACTCCCTGGACAGCTTGATTACCCAACCCAGTTTGAAATACAAAAACAGGGAAGAAGCGATCAACGTAACGAAAAACGATGACGTCCCCGGGCCTTTCACCCTTGGAGCCGGCTGGTCGTTTAACTTCCCCATGTTTGAAGAGTCCAATCAACCGATTGAGGTTGAAAGCGAGGAAACGGACATCGGGATCAAATACAAGCTGAACAGAGATACCCAATACGATCGCTGGATTCGGATCACACTTGATGACGGTTCTACGTTTGAAGGGGGGAACGATGATCTTTCTGGCCCGATCAGACTCCTGTCTCCGTACAGTGGTGTCTCTGCGCGACGGTATTTTGGCGGGGAAATTAGCGTGACTAGAGACGGGTACTACTACCATATGGAGCATGAATCGGACTACCTGGAAGTAAGAAAAGTAGACCCTTATGGCAATACGATCATCTATCGTATACCGGACGGAAACGAGGATATTCCGATTGAGATTATCGACAGTGTAGGACGTATCGTAATCATTGAGAAGAATGACAAGGACGTCATTACCGATCTCAAAGTATATGAGGATGCATCGCGTCAGAAGCTGCTCAAGCATATCCGATACCATGTCGAGCAAAAAGAAATGTTGATCAATCCGGATAAATCGGAAGCAACAGATAAATTCTATCAGCTCAGCAGTGTAGAGGAAGTTCCTGTCAAACCAGAACAGGGTGAGAAAAGCAAAACGATTGCGAGTTATACGTACCTGGATCCATTTATGATGGGCAATGCCGAGTTTAATCTGACGCTAAATTATGAACTGCCTGCAGAAAACGGCAAGGTCCTGCTCGATTACCAGGGGATTGAATCGAAGGCCTATGTCGACGCGGATTTTAACAGGAGGAGTGTGATCCGCTACCTGCTGCTGGACAAGGCTAAATATCCGATACAGGGTCTTACACTGGGGTACCGGTACAGCCACTACTACCATGGGCCATATGGTCCCAATGATCCCAATACATCGGTTAAAAATCCTTTTGAACGCAACGTAGTCAGGTTGTATCTCGACAAACAGGCACTATCATACATCACGTATCACCCGGTTACGACTGTTCGCTACGAATATGAGGCGTTTAAACGCAATCCCAATGATCCAGAGACAAGTCCGCTGGAGAAAAAGTGGTTTACCAAGGACTATACGATGACGAACAGCGAAGTCTGGAAGCGACCCAAGGAGGAAATCGAGCGGCTGCGGGGAGTGGACGAACGGCGCAGTGGGGATCGGGTTATCTCCAGGGAGCGGTACCCGTCCCTGATGTTCGGCCGTCCGGTAGAAAAGACGTTTGAGGTGAATAAAGAGGGGTTTCACCGGCTACGCTTGGTGAAATCGACCGGCTATCGGTTCAACCCACTGGACGACCGTGAAGATGGCAAAGAGTACAGCTACAATCCAGAAACATATCTAAGTTTTGCCTACGAAGATGATGACATCGATCCAACCTATCAGTATACGTTTCTGGCTCCGACTCCTGAAGTTGAACTGGCAGCCCAGGATGTGTTTGACTACCTGATGGACCCCGAGGTGGAGGATCGCGAGCAGGTGGAGGATCGCATTCACCTGTACGCCCATGAGACGAAGTACGATTACAACCGATATGGGGACAAAATTTTTGAACAGGATCCGCTGGGGAATCAGACGACCTGGGATTACGTCGTGTTTGATGATGATTTTCGTCAGGTAGAGCACGTCGTCAAGGAGTCGGCAGATGGCACACTCGTACATGAAGAACAGTATGAGTACAACGAAGAAGGATATCTCACCGACGAAGTGATCGAGGATTCATACCCAGGCGGCCAGCATACAGATCGAATCGAACGGCGCTACTACTATGACGAAGATGATGAATTCGTCCTGACAAGCATGCGCGAGGAAATCTACGGTGCCGAAGAGAAAGAAGTGACGCGTCAGTTTGACTACGACCAGAACAACCTTCATATCACCGAAGTGACGATCGAAGATGTGGAGCTGGCAGAGGGAGAGACGGAGAATCTGCGATTGACGTACGAGTATGACGGACTGGATCGCCTGATCAAGCAGGGTTACCCGGACGGCAGTTACGTGCGCTATGAGTACGAACTGCTGGGTCGACCCAAAAAGGAAACGTTTGTCCCCAGATACGGTGAGGAGCGAGCGATCTGGTATCTGTACGACGATACGGTCACCAAACGGACAGTGGCAAAGGTGATGCCGGACTTCAAAATACTGGTGACGGTCTACACGCCATTTGGCGATGTGGAGTATCAGTTGGAGCAAGCCTTGACCAGAGGAACGTTTCAACGGCGACCTATGTTGTACAACTTCTACTGGATTGATGGCCGTCAGCTGCGCAACAGCTACCCCTATGCACAAGAGGAGCGAAAGACCACCTATCTGTACAACGATGACGGTTCGCTGGCATCCGCAACCAATGCATTGGGCCAAGAAACCACCTATTGGCGGGCTAATGCCGCGTTTGACGAGGGAACGGGCAGCTATCTGCCGATGAGGGCAGAGAAGGTGGAGTACCCCAATGGTCTCGCAGTGGCTACCTACTACGATCGATACGGACGCGCGGAAAAAACCGTAGAGGAGACAGGGGACGGAAACAAGGAGCAAACGACGCATTACGACTACAACGACTTTGGCTTTGTCACCGACAAAGAGGTAGAGGGAGATACCGGTGAATCACGGGATTGGGAGTATCAGTACGATCTGCGCGGCAACCTGATCTACCTGGAGGACCCGGAGCACAACGAGTACCGGTACACCTACGATGCACTAGACAATCTCATCGACGTCTACCAAAATGACCAGCACACTACCCGTTATCGCTATAATGTGCTGTCGTGGAAGCTGGCAGAGGAAGATCTGCTCAACGACCGTGAAGAGAGCTATCGTTACACGGTCAACGGAAATGTCGACACCTACACCGATAAAGCGGGGCAAGAATACGAGTACGACTATACGCCCTACTATGAGGTAGAGGAATTGGAGATCTCCGATCGCTTTGGCGATGTAGTCTACACCAAGCAAAACGAGTACGATCCGAGCTCTCGTCTGTTGGTAGAGGAGTCAGACACCGGAGGCCATACGGTGCGCTACCGTTACGATCCCTTTCATCGTATGACTCAGTTCACCGCGCTGGGCCATACCTACCGGGTGAAGTATCAAAACGATCCGGATACGATCAACCCGTACAACCTGGACGACCTGGACGATCTGGTAGACGGTTTTGTCTATTCCGACGGTACGGAAGTGGAATACGAATACGATGAATTGGGTCGCTTGGAACGTCTCAACAGCCCGCTAACCGGACAGGTGAGCTACGACTATGACACCGATGAAGACGGGGAGACGGTTACGACCTCCTATCCGAACGGCATTTCCATGGAGGCCGAGCGCAACTCGTTTGGAGAAACCTTGGAGACCACGCACAGCAACGGATGGGACGAGACCAACGTCTACGACGACTTTGGCAACATCGCCGCTGTCCTGCGAGATGGACAGGTGTGGACGTATCAATACGACGAGATCGACCGCATCGTAGAGGAAGCCAATCCCGGCGAGCAAGTGAGGGAGTATCAATACGATGGACTGGGCAACCGGAAACGGCAGCTATCGGGTGAGTTCCCGATGCCGACCGAATCGTGGGAATACGAGTACGATGCACTCAACCGCCTGATAGAGGCAGAAGTAGACGATACGGAAGCCAGATACACCTATTATCCCAACGGCCTGCGTGCGACCAAGACAGTGGAGGGAGAGACGACCCAGTACGTTTACTTTAAAGGACGTGTTGTGGAGGAATTGGATGCGTCAGGTCGAATCAAAGCACAGAACGTCTATGGGAATCAGTTGGTATTGCGGAAAGACGCTGCTGTGTCTGGCAAGTCTGGATTCTACCTGTACAACAGCCATGGCGACGTGATGAAGGTCGTGGACAAGAACACGGGTCGTACGCTTAACGAGTACCAGTACGATGCGTGGGGGAATCCGGTGGATGCGGGGCATCGGGAAGAGATGAGCAACCCGTTCCGCTACGCGGGTGAGGTCTACGATGAAGAGACGGGGATGTACTACCTGCGGGCGAGGTATTATGATCCGCGGATTGGGCGGTTTGTGACGGAGGATACGTATAAGGGGCAAGTGGATAATCCGCTGACGTTGAATCGGTATACGTATGTGCATAACAATCCGTTGAGGTATGTTGATCCGAGTGGGCATCGCTTAGACGCAGCGCATGGAAATGGAGGGATAAATAAGGATCCAAGCGGAATTCTACGTACCGATAACGGGAAAGGGAATGTTTATTGGGAATATTACGATTCTCTATATGAGTTAAATGGATCAGGAGCAGTTCCTGAAACAATTCGTCCTGAATATACAGGTAATGCAAAATACGATGAAGAAACAGCAATGTATATTGAAATGGCCCTGTCGACTGGCGGAATTCTTGTCAATTCAGCGAAGCAAGGGGTCAAGCAAGCTATTAAGGGTACGGGTAAATTTGATAATGGATGGGACATGCCTAGAGGTGGTACAGAAATTGGTGGAAGAAGATATTCTGAACATGCTCTTGAAAGAATGGCACCAGATACCATCCAAGTTCGGGCAGAATTAGAGAAGAGAGCACTAGAAAAAGGATTGAAGCCTGGAACTAAGGAATTCAAGAACTTTGTAGACCCTAGAGGTATTCCTCCAATGGTCGTAGAAGACACGATCAAAAATGTTAAGCCAGTTCCAGGTAACAGACCAAATACATTGAAATATGATGGGAAGGATGTTACCGTCATTACAAACACCAATGGTGATGTAATCACTGTAATTCCAAAATAA
- a CDS encoding IS256 family transposase yields the protein MSLIPKEQLRQWIKEKNMKSMEDVQSALKELFADTIQEMLEAELETELGYAKHDSKNKRTTNSRNGYSKKTVRSEYGDIDIQVPRDREGEFDPVIVKKHQSNVTGIEDQILAMYAKGVSTRDIQDHLQQLYGIEVSPTLISNVTNKIIPLIKEWQNRPLQSVYAVVFMDAIHFKVKQDGAIVNKAAYMVIGIDLDGHKDVLGIWIGENESAKFWLHVLNELKNRGVQDILITSVDNLKGFTEAISACYPKTEIQKCIIHQIRNSIKYVSYKDLKKITSELKPIYKAPTEQAALEELDHFEQSWGNKYPLLVRSWRNNWAEIATFFKYPPEIRKLIYTTNVIESYHRQLRKVTKGKAVFPTDEALLKMLYLVTMDVLRKWTGRVQNWGQILLQLSVFFEERVQPYIR from the coding sequence ATGAGCCTCATACCAAAAGAGCAACTCAGGCAGTGGATTAAGGAAAAGAACATGAAGTCGATGGAGGATGTGCAATCAGCTTTAAAAGAGCTGTTCGCTGACACCATCCAGGAGATGCTGGAAGCCGAATTGGAGACTGAACTTGGCTACGCGAAGCATGACTCCAAAAACAAACGAACCACGAACAGTCGCAATGGATACAGCAAGAAGACCGTTCGTTCCGAATATGGTGATATCGACATTCAGGTACCACGGGATCGAGAGGGAGAGTTTGATCCCGTTATCGTGAAGAAACACCAGTCAAACGTTACAGGGATCGAAGATCAGATTCTTGCCATGTACGCCAAAGGGGTATCCACTCGCGACATTCAAGATCACCTGCAGCAGCTCTATGGCATTGAGGTCTCGCCAACACTCATTTCCAACGTAACGAACAAAATCATTCCCTTGATTAAAGAGTGGCAGAATCGTCCCCTGCAATCGGTGTACGCTGTCGTTTTCATGGATGCGATTCATTTTAAGGTAAAGCAGGACGGAGCCATCGTCAATAAGGCTGCGTATATGGTCATTGGCATCGATCTGGATGGCCACAAAGATGTCCTTGGCATCTGGATCGGGGAAAATGAATCCGCGAAGTTTTGGCTCCACGTACTTAACGAGTTGAAGAACCGTGGTGTCCAAGATATTTTAATCACTTCCGTTGACAACCTGAAAGGCTTTACAGAAGCCATATCGGCATGTTACCCGAAGACAGAAATTCAGAAGTGCATCATCCATCAGATTCGGAATTCCATCAAGTATGTGTCATACAAGGACTTGAAGAAGATTACGTCAGAGCTTAAGCCGATCTATAAGGCTCCAACGGAGCAAGCAGCCTTAGAAGAACTCGATCATTTTGAACAGTCCTGGGGTAACAAATATCCCTTGTTGGTACGTTCCTGGCGGAACAATTGGGCCGAAATCGCCACCTTCTTCAAATACCCACCAGAGATTCGAAAACTCATTTACACGACGAATGTCATTGAGAGTTACCATCGACAATTACGGAAAGTTACGAAAGGAAAAGCTGTATTTCCAACGGACGAAGCCCTTCTCAAAATGCTTTATCTCGTGACGATGGATGTCTTACGGAAATGGACGGGACGAGTCCAAAACTGGGGACAGATCCTGTTACAACTATCCGTATTCTTTGAAGAGAGAGTACAACCGTACATTCGTTAA